From Cucumis melo cultivar AY chromosome 1, USDA_Cmelo_AY_1.0, whole genome shotgun sequence, a single genomic window includes:
- the LOC127148396 gene encoding uncharacterized protein LOC127148396, whose protein sequence is MVFLKVAPVKGVLRFEKKGKLIPRFVGPFEILERIGPVAYRLALPPSLSTVHDVFHVSMLRKYVADPTHVVDFEPLQISEDLSYKEQSVEILAREVKMLCNRGILLVKVLW, encoded by the coding sequence atggtctttctgaaggtagcacctgtGAAGGGTGTTCTAAGGTttgagaagaaggggaagctaatTCCGCGCTTtgtagggccatttgagatactggagcgaattggccctgtagcttaccgTTTGGCGCTGCCCCCATCTCTTTCtacagtgcatgacgtattccatgtctccatgctgaggaagtaTGTTGCAGATCCGAcgcatgtggtggacttcgagccattGCAAATTTCTGAAGACTTGAGTTACAAGGAGCAATCGGTTGAGAtcttggcaagagaggtcaagatgcTCTGTAATCGAGGAATCTTgctggtcaaagttctttggtGA
- the LOC103490128 gene encoding GDP-L-galactose phosphorylase 1 — protein MLRIKRVPTVVSNYQEDETENVSRRTGCGRNCLNKCCIEGAKIPLYAFKKLNKITGSKGLCCEYENSVPPVAFLDSLLLGEWEDRMQRGLFRYDVTACETKVIPGKYGFIAQLNEGRHLKKRPTEFRVDKVLQPFDGNKFNFTKVGQEEVLFRFEANENENTQFIPNAAFDVENSPSVVAINVSPIEYGHVLLIPRVLECLPQRIDRESFLLALHMAAEAGNTYFRLGYNSLGAFATINHLHFQAYYLGVPFPIEKAPTKKIITLKDGVIISELLKYPVRGLIFEGGNTLQSLSNSVSDACICLQENNIPYNVLIADCGQRIFLLPQCYAEKQALGEVSAELLDTQVNPAVWEISGHMVLKRKKDYEEASEENAWRLLAEVSLSEERFQEVCALIFEVIDTVDAENTEDSSSMPEEHGDGCEEHGDGCLKVVEARNNTTHSLPVTGTKECLV, from the exons ATGTTGAGGATTAAGCGTGTTCCTACTGTGGTTTCTAATTACCAAGAGGACGAGACAGAGAATGTCTCTCGCAGAACAGGGTGCGGCCGGAACTGTCTTAATAAGTGTTGCATTGAAG gAGCCAAGATTCCATTATATGCTTTCAAGAAGCTAAACAAGATAACTGGCTCAAAAGGCTTATGCTGCGAATATGAGAACAGTGTTCCTCCTGTTGCTTTTCTTGACTCTCTGCTTCTTGGCGAG TGGGAGGACCGGATGCAGCGGGGGCTTTTTCGCTATGATGTTACTGCTTGTGAAACTAAG GTGATTCCTGGAAAGTATGGTTTCATTGCCCAGCTCAACGAGGGGCGTCACCTGAAGAAGAGGCCAACCGAGTTTCGCGTTGATAAGGTTCTCCAGCCCTTTGATGGTAACAAATTCAACTTCACCAAGGTTGGGCAAGAAGAGGTCCTCTTTCGGTTTGAAGCAAATGAAAATGAGAATACACAGTTTATTCCAAATGCCGCTTTTGATGTTGAGAATTCTCCAAGCGTTGTTGCCATTAAT GTCAGCCCTATTGAATATGGACATGTGCTCTTGATCCCACGTGTTCTCGAATGCTTGCCACAAAGGATCGATAGAGAAAGCTTCTTGCTTGCTCTTCACATGGCAGCGGAGGCTGGAAATACGTACTTCAGGCTCGGGTACAACAGCTTGGGTGCATTTGCTACCATCAATCACCTTCACTTTCAG GCATATTACTTGGGGGTCCCTTTCCCTATTGAGAAGGCACCAACGAAGAAAATAATCACATTGAAAGATGGAGTGATCATCTCTGAGCTACTAAAATATCCTGTTCGAGGGCTCATCTTTGAGGGCGGAAATACTCTGCAATCTCTATCCAACTCGGTGTCTGATGCCTGCATATGCCTTCAAGAAAATAACATTCCATACAATGTCTTAATTGCTGATTGTGGGCAACGGATCTTTCTTCTCCCACAG TGTTATGCTGAGAAACAAGCACTTGGGGAAGTGAGTGCGGAGCTGCTCGACACCCAAGTCAACCCTGCTGTTTGGGAGATAAGTGGTCACATGGTgttgaagaggaagaaggaTTATGAAGAGGCGTCGGAGGAAAATGCATGGAGGCTCCTTGCTGAGGTATCCCTATCAGAAGAGAGGTTTCAAGAAGTGTGTGCTCTCATCTTCGAAGTTATCGACACAGTTGATGCTGAAAATACTGAGGATAGCTCGAGCATGCCTGAGGAGCATGGTGATGGTTGTGAGGAGCATGGTGATGGTTGTCTGAAGGTAGTGGAAGCTAGAAACAACACCACCCACTCGCTCCCGGTTACTGGGACGAAGGAATGCTTAGTTTAG